The following proteins are co-located in the Bacteroidales bacterium genome:
- a CDS encoding sulfatase encodes MDKKSVLTLLIVIFTKIAAFQAIAGGNPGEDRLEEKRPNIVFIMADDLGFADINCFDPLNRSYYETPNIDRLAQQGMKFTQAYTNAANSAPTRAALISGQYYPNQPIYHVGSSGPGEMIPATNADNLPTEKIADAQMLSRAGYTTALIGKWHLGNPPEYGPKQQGYDVNIGGYSAGNPRNWEGGYFRPNNNPYIDDGREEEYLTDYLTRKGIEFIHNHKEGPFYLNLSFYTPHSPFQAPEEIVEKYEQKEPDRGHRHATYAAMIEIMDRNVGKIMDALETAGISDNTMLIFYSDNGGRGGYGFLGHEENNVTSNSPLKGGKGTFYEGGIRVPMIVRWPGLTTPGSISDEPVISIDFYPTYLEAAGIEQSKDYQLDGKSLLPLLKDPDQTIDRNALYWHFPGYPNNPWRTTPVSVIRSGPWKLMKFYETREIKLYNLDGDQGEEHNLAEDRPQVRDKLIHHLEQWLKENDAPLPEFP; translated from the coding sequence ATGGATAAGAAGTCGGTACTCACCTTATTGATTGTGATCTTTACTAAGATAGCAGCTTTCCAGGCGATTGCCGGCGGTAATCCCGGAGAAGACCGTTTGGAAGAGAAGAGACCCAACATCGTTTTTATTATGGCCGATGATTTAGGCTTTGCAGATATTAACTGTTTTGATCCCCTGAACCGAAGCTATTATGAGACTCCAAACATCGACCGGCTGGCACAACAGGGTATGAAATTTACCCAGGCCTATACCAATGCTGCCAATTCTGCTCCCACACGGGCTGCCCTGATAAGCGGCCAGTATTATCCCAACCAGCCCATCTACCATGTAGGAAGCTCCGGTCCGGGAGAAATGATCCCGGCTACGAATGCGGATAATTTGCCTACTGAAAAAATTGCCGATGCACAAATGTTAAGCCGGGCCGGTTACACAACCGCCCTGATAGGCAAATGGCATTTGGGCAATCCTCCGGAATATGGCCCGAAGCAGCAAGGTTATGATGTCAATATAGGCGGATATAGTGCAGGTAATCCGCGGAATTGGGAAGGAGGATATTTCCGCCCGAATAATAACCCTTATATCGATGATGGCCGGGAAGAAGAATATCTTACCGATTATCTGACACGGAAAGGCATTGAGTTTATTCATAATCATAAAGAAGGCCCGTTTTATCTTAACTTGTCTTTTTATACACCCCACAGTCCTTTTCAGGCGCCTGAGGAGATAGTTGAGAAGTATGAACAAAAAGAGCCGGACAGAGGCCATCGTCATGCAACCTATGCAGCGATGATTGAAATAATGGACAGGAATGTAGGCAAGATCATGGATGCCCTGGAAACAGCAGGTATTTCCGATAATACCATGCTTATCTTTTATTCCGATAACGGAGGCCGGGGTGGATATGGATTTTTGGGACATGAAGAAAACAATGTTACCAGCAATTCACCCCTGAAAGGAGGGAAAGGAACATTTTACGAGGGCGGTATACGTGTGCCGATGATTGTCCGCTGGCCCGGACTAACTACTCCCGGAAGCATCAGTGATGAGCCCGTAATAAGCATTGATTTTTACCCGACTTATCTGGAAGCAGCAGGTATCGAGCAATCTAAGGATTATCAGTTAGACGGGAAAAGCCTGCTTCCCCTGTTAAAAGACCCGGATCAGACAATTGATCGTAATGCCCTTTACTGGCATTTCCCGGGATACCCCAATAATCCTTGGCGTACCACGCCGGTAAGTGTGATCCGCTCCGGCCCGTGGAAATTAATGAAGTTCTATGAGACAAGAGAAATTAAACTCTACAATTTAGACGGGGATCAGGGAGAAGAACATAATTTGGCAGAAGATCGTCCACAGGTCCGTGATAAACTGATTCATCACCTGGAGCAGTGGCTGAAAGAAAATGATGCTCCTTTGCCGGAATTTCCCTGA